In one Achromobacter spanius genomic region, the following are encoded:
- a CDS encoding amidase, whose amino-acid sequence MSTADRHDSSPLDATALGADIAQGVTTALAAMQQAVDRVAARNPAINAACGIQADAGLRLAQALDEELAALSPEQRLAQLDTRPFLGVPTLLKDLGTAALGLPSAMGSVLYGHVEWDVDAEIVKRYRRAGLIPFGRTTSAELGLSPTTESPAYGPPTQNPWKAGHSAGGSSGGAGAALASGMVRIAHGSDGGGSIRIPSSCCGVLGLKPSRGLMPLGPLKGEGWGGLATEHMMTLSVRDCAASLDISAGADVGAPYAAPAQPESYREVVARVAADPHGAPRRRIAFINTTYEGGAIHPEVAATVDEAARLFASLGHEMVPALPPVGSEEVLSPMLPLIASAAANAIDSFVAARGRRLAADELQPTTLGAREYARAISGAQYVACVDTCHEITRRIGRFLHRDGAHGHDLFLSPVLAQPPAPLGRYAMDNADYLAYRLGKKGVIGYSPFAPLANLTGMPAISIPFGMSSDGLPIGIQVMGPLGSEALLLELAAQVEALRPWALVAPMAR is encoded by the coding sequence ATGAGCACCGCTGACCGCCATGATTCCTCACCCCTCGACGCGACGGCGCTGGGCGCCGATATCGCCCAGGGCGTCACCACCGCGCTTGCCGCGATGCAGCAGGCGGTGGACCGGGTGGCGGCGCGCAATCCCGCCATCAACGCGGCTTGCGGCATACAGGCCGACGCCGGGCTGCGGCTGGCTCAGGCGCTGGACGAGGAACTGGCGGCGCTGTCGCCCGAACAACGGCTGGCGCAACTGGACACCCGGCCCTTCCTGGGCGTGCCCACCTTGCTGAAAGACCTGGGTACGGCGGCCTTGGGCCTGCCCAGCGCCATGGGCTCGGTGTTGTACGGGCATGTTGAATGGGATGTGGATGCCGAAATCGTCAAACGCTACCGCCGCGCCGGACTGATTCCCTTCGGCCGCACCACCAGCGCCGAACTCGGCCTGAGCCCCACCACCGAATCGCCCGCCTACGGGCCGCCTACCCAAAACCCCTGGAAGGCCGGCCACAGCGCGGGCGGGTCCAGCGGTGGCGCGGGCGCGGCCCTGGCCAGCGGCATGGTGCGTATCGCGCACGGCAGCGACGGGGGCGGGTCCATCCGCATCCCGTCGTCGTGCTGCGGGGTGCTGGGGCTGAAGCCGTCACGCGGGCTGATGCCGCTGGGGCCGTTGAAGGGCGAAGGGTGGGGCGGCCTGGCCACCGAACACATGATGACGCTGTCGGTGCGCGACTGCGCCGCGTCGCTGGACATCAGCGCGGGGGCGGATGTGGGCGCGCCCTACGCGGCGCCGGCTCAACCCGAGTCGTACCGGGAAGTGGTGGCGCGCGTAGCGGCCGACCCGCATGGCGCGCCGCGACGCCGCATCGCCTTCATCAACACCACCTATGAAGGCGGGGCGATTCACCCCGAAGTGGCCGCCACCGTGGATGAGGCGGCGCGCCTTTTCGCATCGCTCGGCCATGAAATGGTGCCGGCCCTGCCGCCCGTGGGGTCCGAGGAAGTACTGTCGCCCATGCTGCCGCTGATCGCCAGCGCCGCCGCCAATGCCATCGACAGCTTCGTCGCCGCGCGTGGCCGCCGCCTGGCTGCTGACGAGTTGCAGCCCACCACGCTGGGCGCGCGCGAATACGCACGGGCAATATCCGGTGCGCAATATGTGGCCTGCGTGGACACCTGCCACGAAATCACCCGGCGCATCGGCCGCTTCCTGCACCGCGATGGCGCCCACGGCCATGATCTTTTCCTTAGCCCCGTGCTGGCGCAACCGCCCGCGCCGCTGGGGCGTTACGCCATGGACAACGCCGATTACCTGGCCTACCGTCTGGGCAAGAAAGGCGTGATCGGCTATTCGCCCTTTGCCCCCTTGGCCAACCTGACCGGCATGCCGGCCATCTCCATCCCCTTCGGCATGTCGTCCGATGGGCTGCCGATCGGCATCCAGGTCATGGGGCCCTTGGGCAGTGAAGCGCTGCTGCTGGAACTGGCGGCGCAGGTCGAGGCCTTGCGGCCCTGGGCTTTGGTGGCGCCCATGGCCAGATAG
- a CDS encoding isovaleryl-CoA dehydrogenase: MSSFVTHTVQNQVPPLEDYSLYDTDPALREAVQREGAQAWEGDLAAHGAWLGRAQTLAAGAEANRCPPRLMSYDPSGHRIDHVEFHPAWNLLMTGIMARGLHSRAWAQAVPGAQVARAASYLMQGQVEAGTLCPTTMTFAAVPLLQREPSGAVDFAGQWLPALYSREFDGADAPLAAKRSALVGMGLTEKQGGSDLRAVNTRAVPLGAAGRGNAYQLVGHKWFFSVPQADAHLVLAHTDEGLSCLFVPRWIPDGPRNAIRVRRLKDKLGNRSNASAEVEFEDAWGVMVGEPGRGLAVLLEMAATTRLDCVLGSAALLRQALVQSLHHAQHRHAFGKPLIAQPLMRNVLADLALESEAAMVLALRLARAVDACAATRADAQARALVRVGTPAAKLWICKRAIHAVAECMEVWGGNGYVEEGPMPRLYRETPVNSIWEGSGNVMALDVLRALQREPDALPALEQEFAQAAGQYREFDTALAAWRALLADRPQAEFQARRIACGLARLWQAALLIQHAPAAVAQAFVASRLHADGGVFGELAAGAESGAILARAWPSAAAC, from the coding sequence ATGTCGTCGTTTGTCACGCACACCGTGCAAAACCAGGTGCCTCCGCTGGAAGACTATTCGCTGTACGACACCGACCCCGCCTTGCGCGAGGCGGTGCAGCGCGAGGGCGCGCAGGCCTGGGAAGGCGACCTGGCCGCGCACGGCGCCTGGCTGGGCCGCGCGCAAACGCTCGCCGCCGGCGCCGAAGCCAACCGCTGTCCGCCCCGGTTGATGAGCTATGACCCCTCGGGGCACCGCATCGACCACGTGGAATTCCACCCGGCCTGGAATTTGCTGATGACCGGCATCATGGCGCGCGGGCTGCACAGCCGCGCGTGGGCGCAAGCGGTGCCTGGCGCACAAGTGGCGCGCGCCGCCTCCTATTTGATGCAGGGGCAGGTCGAGGCCGGCACGCTGTGCCCCACCACGATGACGTTTGCCGCCGTGCCGCTGTTGCAGCGCGAACCGTCCGGCGCCGTGGACTTCGCCGGACAATGGTTGCCCGCCCTGTATTCGCGCGAATTCGATGGCGCCGACGCGCCCCTGGCCGCCAAGCGCAGCGCGCTGGTAGGCATGGGGCTGACCGAAAAGCAGGGCGGCTCCGACCTGCGCGCCGTCAATACCCGCGCGGTGCCCTTGGGCGCGGCGGGCCGCGGCAACGCCTATCAGTTGGTGGGACATAAATGGTTCTTCTCGGTGCCGCAGGCGGACGCGCATCTGGTGTTGGCGCACACGGACGAGGGCCTTAGCTGCTTGTTCGTGCCGCGCTGGATTCCCGACGGCCCGCGCAACGCCATTCGCGTGCGCCGCTTGAAAGACAAGCTGGGCAACCGCAGCAACGCCAGCGCCGAAGTCGAATTCGAGGACGCCTGGGGCGTGATGGTGGGCGAACCGGGGCGCGGGCTGGCCGTGCTGCTGGAAATGGCGGCCACCACGCGGCTGGACTGCGTGCTGGGCAGCGCCGCGCTGCTGCGTCAGGCGCTGGTGCAGTCCCTGCATCACGCGCAGCATCGCCACGCCTTCGGCAAGCCATTGATCGCGCAGCCGCTGATGCGCAACGTGCTGGCAGACCTGGCGTTGGAAAGCGAAGCGGCGATGGTGCTGGCGCTGCGGCTGGCGCGCGCGGTCGATGCGTGTGCTGCGACCCGTGCAGACGCCCAGGCCCGTGCGCTGGTGCGCGTGGGCACGCCCGCCGCCAAGCTCTGGATCTGCAAGCGCGCCATCCATGCCGTCGCGGAGTGCATGGAGGTCTGGGGCGGTAACGGCTATGTGGAAGAAGGGCCGATGCCGCGCCTCTACCGAGAAACACCGGTCAATTCCATATGGGAAGGGTCGGGCAACGTGATGGCGCTGGACGTGCTGCGCGCCTTGCAACGCGAACCCGACGCCTTGCCCGCGCTGGAACAGGAATTCGCGCAAGCGGCGGGGCAGTATCGGGAATTCGACACGGCGCTGGCGGCTTGGCGCGCCTTGCTGGCCGATCGCCCCCAAGCCGAATTCCAGGCACGTCGCATCGCCTGCGGCCTGGCGCGGCTGTGGCAGGCCGCCTTGCTGATCCAGCATGCGCCTGCCGCTGTGGCGCAAGCCTTTGTGGCCAGCCGCCTGCACGCCGATGGCGGCGTTTTTGGCGAGCTTGCGGCAGGCGCGGAGTCCGGGGCGATCCTGGCGCGTGCCTGGCCGTCTGCCGCCGCATGCTAA
- the rpiA gene encoding ribose-5-phosphate isomerase RpiA, whose protein sequence is MLSQQELKQQAADAALEFVEQVAGPDVIIGVGTGSTADLFIDGLARFKGRIGGTVASSERSAARLAGHGLKVLDLNDVSTMPIYVDGADEIDANLSMIKGGGGALTREKIVASVAERFICIADESKLVQTLGKFPLPLEVIPMARESVARALAALGGQPRLREGFVTDNGNIILDVSGLAISDAHAFEAQVNNLPGVVTCGLFALAGADVALLATQNGIRRLDRAA, encoded by the coding sequence ATGCTCTCCCAGCAAGAACTCAAGCAACAAGCCGCCGACGCCGCCCTGGAATTCGTTGAACAGGTCGCCGGCCCGGACGTCATCATCGGGGTGGGCACGGGCTCCACGGCCGATTTGTTCATCGATGGCCTGGCGCGTTTCAAGGGTCGCATCGGCGGCACCGTCGCCAGTTCGGAGCGCAGCGCGGCCCGCTTGGCCGGCCACGGCCTGAAGGTGCTGGACCTGAACGATGTGTCGACCATGCCGATCTACGTGGACGGCGCCGACGAGATCGACGCGAACCTGTCCATGATCAAGGGCGGCGGCGGCGCGCTGACGCGCGAAAAAATCGTGGCCTCGGTGGCCGAACGCTTTATCTGCATTGCCGATGAATCCAAGCTGGTCCAAACGCTGGGCAAGTTCCCGCTGCCGCTGGAAGTGATTCCCATGGCGCGCGAATCCGTGGCGCGCGCCTTGGCGGCGCTGGGCGGCCAACCGCGTCTGCGCGAGGGCTTCGTGACCGACAACGGCAACATCATCCTGGATGTGTCGGGCCTGGCGATCTCGGACGCGCACGCGTTCGAAGCGCAGGTCAACAACCTGCCCGGCGTCGTCACCTGCGGCCTGTTCGCGCTGGCCGGCGCCGATGTGGCGCTGCTGGCCACGCAAAACGGCATCCGTCGGCTGGACCGCGCGGCATAA
- the phoU gene encoding phosphate signaling complex protein PhoU: MTEHTNKQFDADLESVRSQFLQMGGLVEAMIQEAIDALATGDLSLVEKVREREKEVNRHEVEIDESISRILARHQPTAIDLRMLMAVSKMLTDMERSGDEAEKIATVARRIHEAEMRHIPVIELRHMAANVRTMLHQSLDAFARLDPIQAAAVVRSDKEVDKEWKGALRHLITYMIEDPRTISRAIDMIFIARALERIGDHAKNMSERVIYMVKGADVRHTGVKNTERLARGEEESEDEA; the protein is encoded by the coding sequence ATGACGGAGCATACAAACAAGCAGTTCGACGCCGACCTGGAAAGCGTCCGTTCGCAATTCTTGCAAATGGGCGGCTTGGTGGAAGCCATGATCCAGGAAGCGATCGACGCGCTGGCCACGGGCGACCTGTCGCTGGTGGAGAAAGTCCGCGAGCGGGAAAAGGAAGTCAACCGCCACGAAGTCGAAATCGACGAGAGCATCAGCCGCATCCTGGCTCGCCACCAGCCCACCGCCATTGATTTGCGCATGCTGATGGCCGTGTCGAAGATGCTGACCGACATGGAGCGTTCCGGCGACGAGGCCGAAAAAATCGCCACCGTGGCTCGCCGCATCCATGAAGCCGAAATGCGCCACATCCCGGTGATCGAACTGCGCCACATGGCCGCCAATGTGCGCACCATGCTGCATCAGTCGCTGGACGCCTTCGCCCGCCTTGACCCCATCCAGGCTGCCGCCGTGGTGCGCAGCGACAAGGAAGTGGACAAGGAATGGAAGGGCGCGCTGCGCCACCTGATCACCTACATGATCGAAGACCCGCGCACCATCTCGCGCGCCATCGACATGATCTTCATCGCGCGCGCGTTGGAACGTATTGGCGATCATGCCAAGAACATGTCCGAACGTGTCATTTACATGGTCAAGGGCGCCGACGTGCGCCACACCGGCGTGAAGAACACCGAGCGCCTGGCGCGCGGCGAGGAAGAGTCGGAAGACGAAGCCTGA
- a CDS encoding phosphocholine-specific phospholipase C, whose amino-acid sequence MKEESRLSLPADPPPSIQRAMAIPPDRQTGTIHDVRHVVILMQENRSFDHYFGTMPGVRGFADPHLVPTLAGNVLTQTDGAEQCRPYALQAELASDTPAGIITPHTWVDAQLAWNDGRMDRWLPAKGRLGLGAYTCADVPFQAALANAFTVCDAYHCALHAGTNPNRLFLWSGTNDPTGVAGGPALVNHYDRLGPANEGYAWTTYPERLQHAGVDWRIYQDMADNFHDNPLAGFRQYRAAHASTAESAPLRDRGLSTHTLDDLARDVATGQLPAVSWIIAPTADSEHPEVSSPRQGGAYTERVLDILTSNPESWSRCVFLVTYDENDCFFDHAPPPAPPARHADGHSGGLSTVELDGEYHDARLGPSAAHEDPAHLHGRAFGLGPRVPMLVVSPWSRGGWVNSQVFDHTSVIRFLEARFGVAEPNISAWRRAVAGDLTSAFDFSGDRGPHHPDSNRHACALPYALEAVGRMSADGEHYRLTLRNPGSAAAVLHVYDRHDLARAPRRYTIGPGARLDDGWRLSQGGAYDLWLLGPDGFHRHFRGDTLDGGTLEAQLVPVTSGLRVRLINHSDTPQPVKLESHMGDNWRAMAHVPAGGAMELKYTGCEGWYDLNVSAPGLPAFGRRLAGRIDAGKPGVPDPRLCQGAVLPL is encoded by the coding sequence ATGAAAGAAGAATCGCGCTTGTCTCTCCCCGCCGATCCGCCGCCGTCCATCCAGCGCGCCATGGCGATCCCGCCTGACCGCCAGACGGGCACGATCCACGACGTGCGGCACGTTGTCATCCTGATGCAGGAAAACCGGTCATTCGACCACTACTTCGGCACGATGCCCGGCGTGCGCGGTTTTGCCGATCCGCATCTTGTGCCCACCCTGGCCGGCAACGTACTGACGCAAACGGACGGCGCCGAACAATGCCGTCCCTATGCGCTGCAAGCCGAACTGGCCAGCGACACACCGGCTGGCATCATCACCCCGCACACCTGGGTGGATGCGCAACTCGCCTGGAACGACGGGCGCATGGACCGGTGGCTGCCCGCCAAGGGTCGCCTGGGGCTGGGCGCCTACACCTGTGCCGACGTGCCCTTCCAGGCCGCCCTGGCCAACGCGTTCACCGTGTGCGACGCCTATCACTGTGCCTTGCACGCCGGCACCAATCCAAACCGCCTGTTCCTGTGGTCCGGCACCAACGACCCCACCGGCGTGGCGGGCGGGCCGGCGCTGGTGAATCACTACGACAGGCTCGGCCCGGCCAACGAGGGCTACGCCTGGACCACCTATCCCGAACGCCTGCAGCACGCCGGCGTGGACTGGCGCATCTACCAGGACATGGCCGACAACTTTCACGACAACCCGCTGGCCGGCTTTCGTCAGTACCGGGCGGCGCACGCCAGCACCGCCGAATCCGCCCCCTTGCGCGACCGTGGGCTATCCACCCATACGCTGGACGATCTGGCACGCGACGTTGCCACGGGCCAGCTACCGGCGGTGTCATGGATCATTGCCCCCACTGCCGACTCGGAACACCCCGAAGTCTCGTCACCGCGCCAAGGCGGCGCCTACACCGAGCGCGTGCTGGATATTCTGACCAGCAACCCCGAATCCTGGAGCCGCTGCGTCTTTCTTGTGACCTATGACGAGAACGACTGCTTCTTTGACCACGCGCCTCCGCCCGCCCCGCCCGCGCGCCACGCCGATGGCCATTCGGGCGGGCTGTCGACCGTTGAGCTGGATGGCGAATACCACGACGCCCGGCTCGGCCCCAGCGCCGCGCATGAAGACCCCGCCCATTTGCACGGCCGCGCCTTCGGGCTGGGGCCGCGCGTGCCGATGTTGGTGGTATCGCCCTGGAGTCGGGGGGGCTGGGTCAATTCGCAGGTGTTCGACCACACCTCGGTGATCCGTTTCCTCGAGGCCCGCTTCGGCGTGGCCGAACCGAACATCAGCGCATGGCGGCGCGCGGTGGCGGGCGACCTGACGTCTGCTTTCGATTTCAGCGGCGATCGCGGCCCGCATCATCCCGACAGCAACCGCCACGCCTGCGCGCTGCCCTACGCGCTGGAGGCCGTGGGCCGCATGTCGGCCGACGGCGAACACTACCGGCTGACGCTGCGCAACCCGGGCAGCGCCGCCGCCGTGCTGCACGTGTATGACCGCCACGACCTGGCGCGCGCGCCCCGGCGCTACACCATCGGCCCCGGCGCGCGGCTGGACGATGGCTGGCGTCTGAGCCAGGGTGGCGCCTATGACCTGTGGCTGCTCGGCCCGGACGGCTTTCATCGTCACTTCCGTGGCGATACGCTGGACGGCGGCACGCTGGAGGCGCAACTGGTGCCCGTCACGTCGGGGTTGCGCGTGCGGCTCATCAACCACAGCGACACGCCGCAACCGGTGAAGCTGGAATCCCACATGGGCGACAACTGGCGCGCCATGGCGCATGTGCCCGCCGGCGGCGCGATGGAGCTCAAGTACACGGGTTGCGAAGGCTGGTACGACCTGAACGTCAGTGCGCCCGGCCTGCCGGCCTTCGGCCGCCGGCTTGCCGGGCGCATCGACGCTGGCAAACCCGGCGTGCCGGATCCACGGCTATGCCAAGGCGCGGTGCTGCCGCTGTAG
- a CDS encoding oxidative damage protection protein, which translates to MSRIVNCVKLKREAEGLDFPPYPGELGTKIWQSISKEAWEEWKAIQTRLVNENRLNLADARARKYLKEQMERFLFEDGTVEAHGYVPPSA; encoded by the coding sequence ATGTCCCGTATCGTCAACTGTGTGAAATTGAAGCGTGAAGCCGAAGGGCTGGACTTCCCCCCTTACCCCGGCGAGCTTGGCACCAAGATCTGGCAGAGCATTTCCAAGGAAGCCTGGGAAGAATGGAAAGCCATCCAGACGCGTCTGGTCAATGAAAACCGCTTGAACCTGGCCGATGCCCGGGCGCGCAAGTATCTGAAGGAACAGATGGAACGTTTCCTGTTCGAAGACGGCACCGTCGAAGCACACGGCTACGTTCCGCCTTCGGCCTGA
- the argA gene encoding amino-acid N-acetyltransferase, with amino-acid sequence MPDLEPDTVSALEAPEFAAAQFVRWFRDVAPYVHAFRGKTFVVAFGGELVQAGALNTLVQDLSLLSSLGIRLVLVHGSRPQVNEQLRLKGYTQQFDRGLAPTDAAALECAKEAAGEIRLDIEAAFSQGLPNTPMSHAHIRVISGNFVTARPTGVLEGVDYKHTGQVRKIDVEALKFAIEKGSSVVLLSPLGFSPTGDAFNLAMEDLATSVAVALRAEKLIFLSSSQGVLNDDGTLDTELARIDADALLAGGELDEETHAFLQYASLAVKRGVARAHLLPFALDGSVLLEIFTHDGVGTMVVEDTLDDLRAATIDDVGAILSLIEPLEADGTLVPRPRSVIERDVENFTVLEHDGVIYGCAALHTFADEQMAEMACLIVHPEWQGSGEGEILLRHMESRARATGAKRLFVLTTRTSHWFIKRGFVQGGVTDLPREKQNNYNRSRNSLVFIKKL; translated from the coding sequence ATGCCCGACCTGGAACCAGACACCGTCTCCGCCCTTGAAGCCCCGGAATTCGCAGCCGCGCAGTTCGTCCGATGGTTTCGCGACGTAGCGCCCTATGTGCATGCGTTCCGAGGCAAGACCTTCGTGGTGGCGTTCGGCGGCGAACTGGTGCAGGCCGGCGCGCTGAACACCCTGGTGCAGGACTTGTCGCTGCTGTCGTCGTTGGGCATCCGGCTGGTGCTGGTGCACGGCTCGCGTCCGCAGGTCAATGAGCAACTGCGCTTGAAGGGCTACACCCAGCAGTTCGACCGCGGCCTGGCGCCCACCGACGCCGCCGCGCTGGAATGCGCCAAGGAAGCCGCGGGCGAAATCCGCCTGGACATCGAAGCGGCGTTTAGCCAGGGCTTGCCCAATACGCCGATGTCGCACGCGCACATCCGCGTCATTTCCGGCAACTTCGTCACGGCCCGCCCCACGGGCGTGCTGGAAGGCGTGGACTACAAGCACACCGGCCAGGTGCGCAAGATCGACGTCGAGGCGCTGAAATTCGCCATCGAGAAAGGGTCGTCGGTGGTGCTGCTGTCGCCGCTGGGCTTCTCGCCCACCGGCGACGCCTTCAATCTGGCCATGGAAGACCTGGCCACCAGCGTGGCCGTTGCGCTGCGCGCCGAAAAGCTGATTTTCCTGTCCAGCTCGCAAGGCGTGCTGAACGACGACGGCACGCTGGACACCGAACTGGCCCGCATCGATGCCGACGCGCTGCTGGCGGGCGGTGAACTGGATGAGGAAACCCACGCCTTCCTGCAATACGCCTCGCTGGCGGTCAAGCGCGGCGTGGCCCGCGCCCACCTGCTGCCGTTCGCGCTGGATGGCAGCGTGCTGCTGGAAATTTTCACCCACGATGGCGTGGGCACCATGGTGGTGGAAGACACGCTGGACGACCTGCGCGCCGCCACGATCGATGACGTGGGCGCCATCCTGAGCCTGATTGAACCGCTCGAGGCTGACGGCACGCTGGTGCCGCGCCCGCGCAGCGTGATCGAACGCGATGTTGAAAACTTCACGGTGCTGGAGCACGACGGCGTGATCTACGGCTGCGCCGCGCTGCACACCTTCGCCGACGAACAGATGGCCGAAATGGCCTGCCTGATCGTCCACCCCGAATGGCAGGGTTCCGGCGAAGGCGAAATCCTGCTGCGCCACATGGAATCACGTGCCCGCGCCACCGGCGCCAAGCGACTGTTCGTGCTGACCACGCGCACGTCGCACTGGTTCATCAAGCGCGGCTTCGTACAAGGCGGCGTTACCGACCTGCCGCGCGAAAAGCAGAACAACTACAACCGGTCGCGCAACAGCCTGGTGTTCATCAAGAAGCTGTAA